One region of Halomicrobium sp. LC1Hm genomic DNA includes:
- a CDS encoding alpha/beta fold hydrolase, which translates to MAESATVTRDDGRRDDPTTTISLSGGRRLRYAEYGSSDGTPVLFLHGTPGSHRLGSLFETAARERGVRLLAPDRPGYGGSTPWSERSIGDAARYLRAVLDDANVQRAGLVAFSGGAPHALAMATRCPEIVSRVDLVAGATPPDVPGETPTTQWLLGGLATRAPTLLGGLLRGQAWLAERLDPSFVVAQYTAGDADEPVPEEVATTVEADFLEALAHTTSGTVTELRTAATEWALDYESLAADVCLWHGTADTNVPIASVRAFEDRLPTATIETVDGADHLRTLLRAVPAALEEYR; encoded by the coding sequence ATGGCTGAATCCGCGACTGTGACACGAGATGACGGGAGACGCGACGACCCCACGACGACGATCTCGCTGAGCGGCGGTCGTCGACTCAGGTACGCGGAGTACGGCAGTTCCGACGGGACGCCTGTGCTGTTCTTGCACGGGACGCCCGGCTCCCATCGGCTCGGTTCGCTGTTCGAGACGGCCGCGCGAGAACGGGGCGTCAGACTCCTCGCGCCCGATCGGCCGGGCTACGGCGGTTCGACGCCGTGGTCGGAGCGATCGATCGGCGACGCCGCCCGGTACCTCCGTGCGGTCCTCGACGACGCGAACGTCCAGCGAGCCGGACTGGTGGCGTTTTCCGGCGGCGCGCCACACGCACTGGCGATGGCCACGCGGTGCCCCGAAATCGTCTCTCGGGTCGATCTCGTCGCCGGGGCGACACCGCCGGACGTGCCCGGCGAGACGCCCACGACACAGTGGCTCCTCGGTGGGCTGGCGACCAGAGCGCCGACGCTGCTCGGTGGCCTCCTGCGCGGACAGGCGTGGCTTGCCGAGCGCCTCGACCCGTCGTTCGTCGTCGCACAGTACACCGCGGGCGACGCGGACGAGCCGGTCCCCGAGGAAGTGGCGACGACCGTCGAGGCCGACTTCCTCGAAGCGCTCGCTCACACCACGAGCGGCACCGTCACGGAGCTCCGGACCGCGGCCACGGAGTGGGCGCTCGACTACGAGTCCCTCGCCGCCGACGTGTGTCTCTGGCACGGGACCGCGGACACGAACGTCCCGATAGCGAGCGTGCGAGCGTTCGAGGACCGACTTCCGACCGCGACGATCGAGACGGTCGACGGTGCCGACCACCTGCGGACGCTCCTTCGAGCGGTGCCAGCGGCACTTGAGGAGTATCGATGA
- a CDS encoding helix-turn-helix domain-containing protein, giving the protein MPDGRTAANGRMKRIQFSVTYPDRLRHPLQRHLEGDGALTRAELLLWSPTADATTLCWFDGEPAAAERAIATIDAVETTSHVRDGDGTYVFLQQDAFEFPDVVLDLIADAAVIFRPPVVFRDDGTISFEAVGETSALSAFHDALASVGDLAIERVRSFERASRPSQLTDRQRAAMEAAVAVGYYEIPREGTIEDVAARLDCATSTAGELVRKAEAAVVKGVVEGQSRSAPHPNGRLP; this is encoded by the coding sequence ATGCCGGACGGACGAACGGCGGCCAACGGCCGCATGAAACGGATCCAGTTCTCGGTCACGTACCCCGACCGGCTCCGCCATCCCCTCCAGCGCCACCTCGAAGGCGACGGGGCGCTCACGCGGGCAGAGCTGTTGCTGTGGAGCCCGACGGCGGACGCGACGACGCTGTGCTGGTTCGACGGCGAGCCGGCGGCCGCCGAGCGCGCGATCGCGACGATCGACGCCGTCGAGACGACCAGCCACGTGCGGGACGGCGACGGGACCTACGTGTTCCTCCAGCAGGACGCGTTCGAGTTTCCCGACGTGGTGCTCGATCTGATCGCCGACGCCGCGGTGATCTTCCGTCCACCGGTGGTGTTTCGCGACGACGGGACGATCTCGTTCGAGGCCGTCGGCGAGACGAGCGCCCTCAGTGCCTTTCACGACGCACTCGCGTCGGTCGGCGATCTCGCGATCGAGCGGGTCCGGTCGTTCGAGCGCGCCAGTCGCCCGTCACAGCTCACCGACCGACAGCGAGCCGCGATGGAAGCGGCGGTGGCGGTCGGGTACTACGAGATCCCGCGCGAGGGGACGATCGAGGACGTGGCGGCGCGACTCGACTGCGCGACCAGTACGGCGGGCGAACTCGTCCGGAAGGCCGAGGCCGCGGTCGTCAAGGGCGTCGTCGAGGGCCAGTCGCGATCGGCACCACACCCTAACGGCAGGCTCCCGTAG
- a CDS encoding phosphoribosyltransferase: MFRDRTDAGRQLAEAMADRGVSPEVVLAIPRGGLPPGRAVADRFDAPLDVIVARKLGAPNNPELALAAVAEDGSVWRNDELIARLDVTDEYVDAERVRVGDEAREKAEQYRTGSFPSLRDRRVAVVDDGIATGATMRACLARVRAAEPASIAVGVPVGPADTIDDLAASADTVVCVETPAAFRAVGAYYERFDQVSDEDATGYLRSQ, translated from the coding sequence ATGTTCCGCGACCGCACCGATGCCGGCCGACAGCTGGCCGAGGCGATGGCCGACCGCGGCGTCAGCCCGGAGGTCGTCCTCGCGATTCCACGCGGTGGCCTGCCACCGGGCCGGGCCGTCGCCGACCGCTTCGACGCGCCGCTGGACGTGATCGTCGCCAGGAAGCTCGGCGCACCGAACAATCCCGAGCTGGCCCTCGCCGCCGTCGCCGAGGACGGGAGCGTCTGGCGCAACGACGAGCTGATCGCGCGACTCGACGTGACCGACGAGTACGTCGACGCCGAACGCGTCCGCGTCGGCGACGAGGCACGCGAGAAGGCCGAGCAGTACCGGACCGGCTCCTTCCCGTCGCTACGGGACCGGCGCGTCGCTGTCGTGGACGACGGGATCGCGACGGGCGCGACGATGCGGGCCTGTCTCGCCCGGGTGCGTGCCGCCGAACCCGCGTCGATCGCGGTCGGCGTCCCCGTCGGTCCGGCAGACACGATCGACGACCTCGCGGCGAGTGCCGACACCGTCGTCTGCGTCGAGACACCGGCGGCCTTCCGGGCGGTCGGAGCCTACTACGAGCGCTTCGATCAGGTCAGCGACGAGGACGCGACGGGCTATCTGAGATCGCAGTAG
- a CDS encoding Fic family protein has product MQPETYRPWISEDRESHLTDLAVLESLADGSKTPFGIAGGRHRVSTVRVQCHYLKRLGYVNQTSIDTYSLTANGVRAIEEHDRFETEYVRLGEELKLDYEHVTALGELLNAETIIEINKQFFKTNAVSYETTDSTLHDIESIRDGRLERLTIEFPRFEPLTHQLAHTVRTFCGHHPFPDANHRTGTHIADILASKQGHDLFSLIQEDAMGITRAVETSKILRGLCSNVRNSVDYLWMKDELFYHWDRYFRDLLYDVTPAKRVHTQTGDCQYDNLTSNERVSLLYRFAIRELDEMRAFFEEDEID; this is encoded by the coding sequence TTGCAGCCCGAGACATATCGACCCTGGATCAGCGAAGACCGCGAGTCTCACCTGACGGATCTGGCCGTTCTCGAGTCGCTGGCGGACGGCTCCAAGACGCCGTTCGGGATTGCCGGGGGACGTCACCGCGTCAGTACAGTCCGCGTACAGTGTCATTATCTGAAGCGACTGGGGTACGTTAACCAGACTTCGATCGACACGTACAGCCTCACCGCGAACGGAGTGCGTGCGATCGAGGAACACGACAGGTTCGAAACCGAGTACGTCCGTCTGGGTGAGGAGTTGAAACTGGATTACGAGCACGTCACAGCGCTCGGGGAGCTGTTGAACGCGGAGACGATCATCGAGATCAACAAGCAATTCTTCAAAACGAACGCGGTGTCGTACGAAACAACGGACAGCACTCTCCACGACATCGAATCGATCAGGGATGGGCGTCTCGAACGCCTGACCATAGAATTCCCACGGTTCGAACCCCTGACCCATCAGCTAGCACACACGGTTCGGACGTTCTGTGGACACCATCCGTTCCCGGACGCGAATCACCGGACTGGGACGCACATCGCTGATATCCTCGCGAGTAAACAGGGCCACGACCTCTTCTCGTTGATACAAGAGGACGCCATGGGTATCACGCGTGCCGTCGAGACGTCAAAGATCCTCCGCGGACTCTGTTCGAACGTTCGTAACAGCGTCGACTACCTCTGGATGAAGGACGAACTGTTCTACCACTGGGATCGGTACTTTCGTGACCTGTTGTACGACGTGACTCCCGCCAAGCGCGTCCACACGCAAACTGGTGACTGTCAGTACGACAATCTCACGAGTAACGAACGCGTGAGTCTGCTCTACAGATTTGCAATCCGAGAACTCGACGAGATGCGGGCGTTCTTCGAAGAAGACGAGATCGACTAA
- a CDS encoding M20 family metallopeptidase, with product MTDAATFDVDAFHREAVQTPSHDSVDEMRDLLVDTLAADGHEATVDEAGNVLASREASEDGPHLVLNTHIDTVPPHVPYEAADGSSTAGDVVRGRGACDAKGSLAALLAAFLRAELSTGRLTLAVTPDEETHQTGAGHLEGTLSADGYVVGEPTDLDVCTAARGQFEGRVTIHGESAHASDPADGANAIRAAAPIMQAMESYDEREALSAAESDGEHTDPRDAAATPAHETLGRPTLTPSMIEGGEAPNQVPAECTITFDRRSVPPETSDEFPERLEAHLRQWLSDGMSLDVSLVRPDTPFPEAFETDREATLVQTLAAESDGAIRPFGAATEAAHFAPDAPTVVFGPGVLADEEGAVAHSDREYVRRSEIHEAARAVEATVERLLSTNN from the coding sequence ATGACCGACGCCGCGACGTTCGACGTCGACGCCTTCCACCGCGAGGCCGTCCAGACGCCCTCTCACGACTCTGTCGACGAGATGCGTGATCTGCTCGTCGACACGCTCGCCGCCGACGGCCACGAGGCCACCGTCGACGAGGCCGGGAACGTGCTGGCCAGCCGCGAGGCGAGCGAGGACGGCCCACACCTCGTCCTGAACACGCACATCGACACCGTCCCGCCACACGTCCCCTACGAGGCCGCCGACGGGTCGTCGACGGCGGGCGACGTGGTCCGGGGCCGCGGGGCCTGTGACGCCAAGGGGTCACTGGCCGCGCTGCTCGCCGCCTTCCTCCGGGCCGAGCTGTCGACCGGTCGACTCACCCTCGCCGTCACGCCCGACGAAGAGACCCACCAGACCGGTGCGGGCCACCTCGAAGGGACGCTGTCGGCGGACGGGTACGTCGTCGGCGAGCCGACCGACCTGGACGTGTGTACCGCGGCCCGCGGCCAGTTCGAGGGACGAGTCACGATCCACGGCGAGAGCGCCCACGCCTCCGATCCCGCCGACGGCGCGAACGCCATCCGGGCCGCCGCGCCGATCATGCAGGCCATGGAGAGCTACGACGAGCGCGAGGCGCTCTCGGCCGCAGAGTCGGACGGTGAGCACACCGATCCCCGAGATGCGGCGGCGACGCCGGCACACGAGACCCTCGGTCGTCCGACGCTCACCCCCTCGATGATCGAGGGCGGCGAGGCCCCCAACCAGGTGCCCGCCGAGTGTACGATCACCTTCGACCGCCGCAGCGTCCCCCCGGAGACCAGCGACGAGTTCCCCGAACGGCTCGAAGCACACCTCCGGCAGTGGCTCTCGGACGGCATGTCTCTGGACGTCTCCCTCGTCCGGCCCGACACGCCGTTCCCCGAGGCGTTCGAGACCGACCGGGAAGCGACGCTCGTCCAGACGCTCGCCGCGGAGAGCGACGGTGCGATCCGCCCGTTCGGTGCCGCGACGGAGGCCGCACACTTCGCGCCCGACGCACCGACGGTCGTCTTCGGGCCGGGCGTGCTGGCCGACGAGGAGGGTGCAGTCGCCCACAGCGACCGGGAGTACGTCCGCCGCAGCGAGATCCACGAGGCCGCGAGAGCAGTCGAGGCGACCGTCGAACGGCTGCTCTCGACGAACAACTAG
- the lysA gene encoding diaminopimelate decarboxylase, with amino-acid sequence MSSDSPPVRRLADWDHDRLARLAEEHGTPLYVLDVDRVAANYRRFAAAFPDAHVMYAAKAHTGRAVLSGLLEAGADIECAAAGELQRAIDAGADPNTLQYTAVNPPAGDLDYAVELADEHPGLTITAGAEDTFDRLEDRGYDGRVAIRINPGIGTGHHEKVATGKDAKFGIPYDEVPELAAALRDRFDLVGLHAHAGSGVLRDDLDDHCRAIAKVADLARTVGDDELSFVDFGGGFGVPYREETEPLDMEAVGERVREAVGDLSAQIKLEPGRYVVADAELILTTVNTVKETPATTVVGVDASLATLIRPAMFDSYHPIRNVSAPDREPHPVSIGGPCCTSADVFATDRPIARPERTDLLAIGNAGAYGYELANQFHSQPRPAEVAIEDGDERVVRRRETMADVVRVEDEAGE; translated from the coding sequence ATGAGTAGCGACTCGCCTCCGGTCCGTCGGCTGGCGGACTGGGACCACGACCGTCTCGCCCGGCTGGCCGAGGAACACGGGACGCCGCTGTACGTGTTGGACGTGGACCGCGTCGCGGCGAACTACCGGCGCTTCGCCGCGGCCTTCCCCGACGCGCACGTGATGTACGCCGCGAAGGCCCACACCGGCCGTGCCGTCCTCTCGGGACTCCTCGAAGCGGGCGCGGACATCGAGTGTGCCGCTGCCGGCGAACTCCAGCGGGCGATCGACGCGGGCGCGGACCCCAACACGCTGCAGTACACCGCCGTCAATCCGCCTGCGGGCGACCTCGACTACGCGGTCGAGCTCGCCGACGAGCACCCCGGACTGACGATCACCGCCGGGGCCGAGGACACCTTCGACCGCCTGGAAGACCGCGGCTACGACGGTCGCGTCGCCATCCGGATCAACCCCGGCATCGGGACGGGCCACCACGAGAAGGTCGCGACTGGCAAGGACGCGAAGTTCGGCATCCCCTACGACGAGGTGCCCGAGCTGGCCGCGGCGCTGCGCGACCGGTTCGACCTCGTGGGGCTGCACGCCCACGCGGGCAGCGGCGTCTTGCGCGACGACCTCGACGACCACTGTCGGGCCATCGCGAAGGTCGCGGACCTCGCTCGCACGGTCGGGGACGACGAGCTGTCGTTCGTCGACTTCGGCGGCGGCTTCGGCGTGCCCTACCGCGAGGAGACCGAACCCCTGGACATGGAGGCCGTCGGCGAGCGGGTCCGCGAGGCGGTCGGCGACCTCTCGGCCCAGATCAAACTGGAGCCGGGCCGCTACGTCGTGGCCGACGCCGAGCTGATCCTCACGACGGTCAACACGGTCAAGGAGACGCCAGCGACGACGGTCGTCGGCGTCGACGCCTCGCTGGCGACGCTGATCCGCCCGGCGATGTTCGACTCCTATCACCCGATCCGGAACGTCTCAGCCCCCGACCGAGAGCCACACCCCGTCTCGATCGGCGGCCCGTGCTGTACGAGTGCGGACGTGTTCGCGACGGACCGTCCGATCGCCCGTCCCGAGCGAACGGACCTGCTGGCGATCGGCAACGCCGGAGCCTACGGCTACGAACTGGCCAACCAGTTCCACTCCCAGCCCCGCCCGGCCGAAGTCGCCATCGAGGACGGCGACGAGCGGGTGGTCCGCCGCCGCGAGACGATGGCAGACGTGGTTCGCGTCGAGGACGAGGCCGGAGAGTAA